A single window of Ferrimonas balearica DSM 9799 DNA harbors:
- the dsbC gene encoding bifunctional protein-disulfide isomerase/oxidoreductase DsbC encodes MRLPFTPLLGAMLLMVSGSSLAQTPEQTVTDALKQKLGLTADSVSEAPVAGLYEAITNQGIFYVSADGSMLIHGQIYDLNNGMKNLTEQRMSKLRLEMLDAVKGTSIEFKAKNEKHVVYAFTDITCGYCRKLHNEIAEYNDLGITVRYLAFPRGGERNRAGQVNQSWTDMQNVWCAKDPQAAMTAAKAGEKVPDVTCATGEVVKRHYELGNSMGVTGTPALVLEDGTILPGYLPPSRLLQALESQ; translated from the coding sequence ATGAGACTCCCCTTTACCCCGCTGCTCGGCGCCATGTTGCTGATGGTCAGTGGTTCCAGCCTGGCCCAAACGCCGGAGCAAACCGTTACCGATGCCCTGAAGCAGAAGCTGGGCCTGACTGCCGACAGCGTCTCCGAAGCGCCGGTTGCCGGCCTGTATGAAGCGATCACCAATCAGGGGATCTTCTACGTCAGTGCCGATGGCAGCATGCTGATCCACGGTCAGATCTATGACCTCAACAACGGCATGAAGAACCTGACTGAGCAGCGCATGAGCAAGCTGCGCCTGGAGATGCTGGACGCGGTCAAAGGCACCTCCATCGAGTTCAAAGCCAAGAACGAGAAGCACGTGGTGTACGCGTTTACCGACATCACCTGTGGCTACTGCCGTAAGCTGCACAACGAGATTGCCGAGTACAACGACCTGGGCATCACCGTCCGCTACCTGGCGTTCCCCCGTGGCGGTGAGCGCAACCGTGCCGGCCAGGTAAACCAATCCTGGACCGACATGCAGAACGTTTGGTGTGCCAAGGACCCGCAAGCGGCCATGACCGCGGCCAAAGCGGGCGAGAAGGTACCGGACGTCACCTGTGCCACCGGCGAAGTGGTGAAGCGCCACTATGAGCTGGGCAACAGCATGGGCGTGACCGGTACGCCGGCTCTGGTACTGGAAGACGGCACCATCCTGCCGGGCTACCTGCCGCCGAGCCGCTTGCTCCAGGCCCTGGAAAGCCAGTAA
- the recJ gene encoding single-stranded-DNA-specific exonuclease RecJ: MLRITRRPQLDDSHLPETLPPLLRQIYARRGVTGAHELVTELKGLLNPATLSGAPEGAAMLADALAAQKRILIVGDFDADGATSSALCMLALRAFGGRHLDFLVPNRFDFGYGLSPELVEVAAERGAEVLITVDNGISAHAGVDAAKAAGMTVIVTDHHLPGETLPDADVIINPNRDACPFASKSMAGVGVAFYLMLALRGELRRRQWFAQQGLNEPNMAELLDVVALGTVADVVPLDPNNRLLVHQGLQRIRAGRCRPGIRALLEVSNREPSRLVASDLGFTVGPRLNAAGRLDDMALGIECLLTDNMMEARLIASQLDALNRERREIEQGMQEEAIRVLERLDLGKDLPWGVALYQSDWHQGVIGILASRIKERYHRPVIAFADAGGGEVKGSARSIPGLHMRDLLERIDTQHPGLILKFGGHAMAAGLSLKEQDYPRFAELYDAEVRVQLDEAALTGELLSDGELTAADLCLDTARMLREAGPWGQGFAEPMFDGRFRILDQRLVGQKHLKLALETECGGRQLDAIAFNVDLGTWPNGAIQWVELVYKLDINHWQGRDSVQLLVEHLKPA, encoded by the coding sequence ATGTTGAGGATCACCCGCCGCCCCCAGCTGGACGACAGCCACCTGCCCGAGACCCTGCCGCCGTTGTTGCGCCAGATCTACGCCCGTCGCGGTGTCACCGGAGCCCATGAACTGGTGACCGAACTCAAGGGCCTGCTGAACCCTGCCACCCTCAGTGGTGCCCCCGAAGGGGCGGCCATGCTGGCGGACGCGCTGGCGGCGCAGAAGCGGATCCTGATCGTCGGTGACTTCGACGCCGATGGGGCCACCTCCAGTGCCCTGTGCATGCTGGCGCTGCGGGCCTTTGGCGGCCGTCATCTCGACTTCCTGGTGCCCAACCGTTTTGATTTTGGTTACGGCCTCAGCCCGGAGCTGGTGGAAGTGGCGGCGGAGCGCGGCGCTGAGGTGTTGATCACCGTGGATAACGGCATCTCCGCCCACGCCGGGGTGGACGCGGCCAAGGCCGCCGGCATGACGGTGATCGTGACCGACCACCACCTGCCCGGTGAAACCCTGCCGGACGCCGACGTCATCATCAATCCCAACCGCGATGCCTGCCCCTTTGCCTCCAAGTCGATGGCCGGGGTCGGTGTGGCGTTCTACCTGATGCTGGCGCTGCGGGGCGAGCTACGTCGTCGCCAGTGGTTTGCCCAGCAGGGGCTGAATGAACCCAATATGGCGGAACTGCTCGACGTGGTGGCGTTGGGCACCGTGGCCGACGTGGTGCCGCTGGATCCCAATAACCGTCTGCTGGTGCATCAGGGGTTGCAGCGTATCCGTGCCGGTCGCTGCCGTCCGGGCATTCGCGCCCTGCTGGAGGTCTCCAACCGCGAGCCCTCCCGGTTGGTCGCATCCGACCTCGGCTTTACCGTTGGCCCGCGCCTGAACGCGGCGGGACGGCTGGACGATATGGCGCTGGGCATCGAATGCCTGCTGACCGATAACATGATGGAAGCGCGGCTGATCGCCAGCCAGCTGGACGCCCTGAACCGCGAGCGTCGCGAGATTGAACAGGGGATGCAGGAGGAGGCGATCCGGGTGTTGGAACGGCTCGATCTGGGCAAGGATCTGCCCTGGGGTGTGGCGCTGTACCAGAGCGACTGGCATCAGGGGGTGATCGGCATCCTCGCGTCCCGCATCAAAGAGCGCTACCACCGTCCGGTGATCGCCTTTGCCGATGCCGGTGGTGGCGAAGTGAAGGGCTCTGCCCGCTCCATCCCCGGACTGCATATGCGTGACCTGCTGGAGCGCATCGACACCCAGCATCCCGGCCTGATCCTGAAGTTCGGTGGCCACGCCATGGCGGCGGGCCTCAGCCTCAAAGAGCAGGATTACCCGCGCTTTGCTGAACTGTACGATGCCGAGGTGCGGGTGCAGCTCGACGAAGCGGCCCTCACCGGCGAACTGCTCTCCGACGGTGAGCTGACCGCGGCTGACCTGTGCCTGGACACTGCCCGCATGCTGCGGGAAGCCGGGCCCTGGGGTCAGGGATTTGCCGAACCTATGTTTGATGGTCGCTTCCGCATCCTGGACCAGCGTCTGGTGGGGCAGAAGCACCTGAAGCTGGCGCTGGAGACCGAATGCGGTGGCCGTCAGCTGGATGCGATCGCCTTTAATGTCGACCTGGGCACCTGGCCCAACGGCGCGATTCAGTGGGTGGAGCTGGTGTACAAGCTGGACATCAACCACTGGCAGGGGCGGGACAGTGTGCAGCTGCTGGTGGAGCACCTGAAACCGGCCTAA
- the xerD gene encoding site-specific tyrosine recombinase XerD gives MENEQIIERFCDDLWAQRGLSDNTLAAYRSDLCRFAEFLSERDTPLARADSLDIRDYLAHRKSIGAAKTSTARSLSALRRFFADLVRRGEREADPMALIAQPKMDRKLPDSLSEAEVEALLDAPECDDPIQLRDKAMLELLYATGLRVSELTGLQMEQVSLRQGVVRVVGKGGKERLVPMGEQAQHQLEVYLREARGMLLGVNRSDVLFPSKRGVQMTRQTFWHRVKFYAQQSGITKPLSPHTLRHAFATHLLNHGADLRVVQLLLGHSDLSTTQIYTHVAQARLTELHREHHPR, from the coding sequence ATGGAAAACGAACAAATCATCGAACGTTTTTGTGACGACCTTTGGGCTCAGCGCGGGCTGTCCGACAACACGTTGGCGGCGTACCGTTCGGATCTGTGCCGTTTTGCTGAGTTTCTCAGTGAACGTGACACCCCACTGGCTCGTGCCGACAGCCTCGATATTCGTGACTACCTGGCTCACCGGAAATCGATCGGTGCAGCGAAAACCAGTACCGCCCGCAGTTTAAGTGCGTTGCGTCGATTTTTTGCGGATCTGGTGCGCCGGGGGGAGCGGGAAGCCGACCCGATGGCGCTGATTGCCCAGCCCAAGATGGACCGCAAACTGCCGGACAGCCTGAGCGAAGCCGAAGTGGAAGCGCTGTTGGATGCGCCGGAGTGCGATGACCCCATCCAGCTGCGGGATAAGGCGATGCTGGAGCTGCTCTACGCCACCGGCCTGCGGGTCAGCGAACTGACCGGCCTGCAGATGGAGCAGGTCAGCTTGCGCCAGGGGGTGGTGCGCGTGGTGGGCAAGGGGGGCAAAGAGCGTCTGGTGCCGATGGGTGAGCAAGCCCAACACCAGCTCGAGGTTTACCTGCGGGAGGCCCGGGGGATGCTGCTGGGGGTCAATCGTTCCGACGTGTTGTTCCCCAGTAAGCGTGGCGTTCAGATGACACGCCAGACCTTCTGGCACCGGGTAAAGTTCTATGCTCAGCAGAGCGGGATCACAAAACCCCTTTCGCCTCACACACTTCGACATGCTTTCGCGACACACCTGCTGAACCATGGGGCGGATCTCAGAGTCGTACAGTTACTGCTTGGACACAGTGATTTGTCCACGACACAGATTTACACTCACGTTGCACAGGCGCGTCTGACGGAACTGCACCGCGAACATCACCCGCGTTAA